The Pantoea sp. At-9b genome includes a window with the following:
- a CDS encoding rhodanese-related sulfurtransferase — protein MPVLHNLVSNKELKARMLAETEPRTTVSFYKYFQIAEPQAFRDALYIGLTQLKVFGRVYVAHEGINAQISVPASQYESMKAFLYGFDPALNNLRMNIALDDDGKSFWVLRLKVRDRIVADGIEDNSFDASDVGNYLKAADVNAMLDDPNAVFVDMRNHYEFEVGHFDNALEVPADTFRDQLPMAVDMLQDQKDKKIVMYCTGGIRCEKASAWMKHNGFDDVYHIEGGIIEYTRRAREQGLPVRFKGKNFVFDERMGERISDDVLSNCHQCGAPCDTHTNCVNDGCHLLFIQCPSCAEKFHNCCSPICMEESTLSPEEQRARRAGRENGNKVFNKSRGLLNMTMAIPLPEKK, from the coding sequence ATGCCAGTGTTACACAACCTTGTTTCCAATAAAGAGCTGAAGGCACGCATGTTGGCTGAAACCGAGCCGCGCACTACAGTCTCTTTTTATAAATACTTCCAGATTGCCGAACCGCAGGCATTTCGTGATGCGCTATACATCGGGTTAACCCAACTCAAGGTATTTGGCCGTGTCTATGTTGCCCATGAAGGCATCAATGCGCAGATCAGCGTCCCCGCCAGCCAGTATGAAAGCATGAAGGCTTTTCTCTATGGCTTTGATCCAGCACTGAACAATCTGCGTATGAACATCGCGCTGGATGATGATGGGAAGTCATTCTGGGTGTTGCGCCTGAAAGTGCGCGATCGCATCGTGGCTGACGGTATTGAAGACAACAGCTTTGATGCCAGCGACGTGGGTAACTATCTGAAAGCCGCCGACGTCAACGCGATGCTGGACGATCCGAATGCGGTGTTTGTCGATATGCGTAACCACTATGAATTTGAAGTGGGGCATTTTGATAACGCGCTGGAAGTGCCTGCTGATACTTTCCGCGATCAGCTGCCGATGGCGGTTGATATGTTGCAAGATCAGAAAGATAAAAAAATCGTCATGTATTGTACCGGCGGCATTCGTTGCGAAAAAGCCAGTGCATGGATGAAACACAACGGCTTTGATGATGTTTATCACATTGAAGGCGGCATCATTGAATATACCCGCCGGGCGCGTGAGCAGGGCTTACCGGTGCGTTTCAAAGGCAAAAACTTTGTCTTTGACGAGCGCATGGGTGAACGTATTTCCGATGATGTGCTGTCAAACTGCCATCAGTGTGGTGCTCCCTGTGACACGCACACCAACTGCGTCAATGACGGCTGCCATCTGCTGTTTATTCAGTGCCCAAGCTGTGCCGAGAAATTCCACAATTGTTGCAGCCCGATCTGCATGGAAGAGTCTACGTTGTCACCCGAAGAACAGCGCGCACGTCGTGCTGGTCGGGAAAATGGCAACAAAGTCTTCAATAAATCACGTGGTTTGCTCAACATGACCATGGCGATTCCGCTGCCAGAGAAGAAATAA